The [Bacillus] selenitireducens MLS10 genome includes a region encoding these proteins:
- a CDS encoding amidase family protein, producing MSFNSETYLQDQVRKQHEEPKASKHQLTLTGEPYDLDDALHTAIVHADITSLQRHVKQGDVTYEDIYKAYYNQVLRHKDAHAVISLNQAGIEEARARTYAEDHHPLYGIPVLVKDNINVAGMPTTAGAVFLGDFVPEEDAALISQLKETGAIVLGKTNLTEWANFMTTDSANGFSALGGQTKNPHGPFDVGGSSAGSGAALALQMSPVAIGTETAGSVIYPASQNGTVGLKPTLTVVSQDGIIPVAASHDTAGPMANTVTDCAYLFEGMTSLKPLTKEEKPDLRTFSFGFLEDDALKQVYRGEDEAILADFKKRLKATGAEVKTASVDSKAYALNIYDVLTYEFNAGVASFFASEPKEASLTEVVAFNEEDPENRACYGQDLMKAASENRFSAEEIGDTVQSNADTAKAALDEAFEEADLLVTISNYATTLYATSGYPALTIPGYRRESGEPVGVTLIGRAYSDFTLLHVGALIEELGLTTKG from the coding sequence ATGTCATTTAACAGCGAAACGTATTTACAGGATCAGGTGCGAAAGCAGCACGAAGAACCGAAAGCTTCCAAGCATCAGCTTACGCTGACCGGGGAGCCGTATGATCTCGATGATGCCCTTCACACTGCCATCGTCCATGCGGACATTACGAGCCTGCAACGGCATGTGAAACAGGGGGATGTGACGTACGAGGATATTTACAAAGCTTATTACAACCAGGTGCTTCGTCATAAGGATGCCCACGCGGTTATTTCGTTGAATCAGGCAGGGATCGAAGAAGCGAGAGCAAGAACGTATGCGGAGGATCATCATCCACTTTACGGTATACCAGTGCTCGTCAAGGATAATATCAATGTTGCCGGCATGCCCACCACCGCAGGTGCAGTCTTCCTGGGAGATTTTGTCCCGGAGGAGGATGCGGCACTCATCAGTCAGTTGAAGGAGACCGGGGCGATCGTCCTCGGGAAAACGAACCTCACCGAGTGGGCCAACTTCATGACGACGGACAGCGCCAACGGGTTTTCCGCACTAGGCGGACAGACGAAGAATCCGCACGGGCCCTTTGATGTCGGCGGCTCGAGTGCCGGAAGCGGAGCGGCCCTCGCCCTTCAGATGAGTCCGGTGGCGATCGGAACGGAAACGGCAGGCTCGGTTATTTACCCTGCCAGTCAGAACGGGACCGTCGGGTTGAAGCCGACGCTGACGGTTGTCTCGCAGGACGGGATCATTCCGGTGGCGGCGTCCCATGATACGGCGGGACCAATGGCGAATACCGTCACGGACTGTGCGTATCTGTTTGAAGGCATGACGTCACTGAAGCCCCTGACAAAAGAAGAAAAGCCGGATCTTCGGACCTTTTCATTCGGGTTTCTTGAAGATGACGCACTGAAGCAGGTATACCGCGGGGAAGATGAAGCGATCCTCGCAGATTTCAAGAAGCGGCTAAAGGCGACGGGGGCTGAAGTGAAGACTGCTTCTGTCGACTCAAAGGCATATGCCCTGAACATCTATGACGTTTTGACGTATGAGTTCAATGCCGGGGTCGCGTCGTTTTTCGCATCAGAACCGAAGGAAGCGTCGCTCACTGAGGTCGTGGCCTTTAACGAAGAAGACCCGGAGAACCGTGCCTGTTACGGCCAGGATCTCATGAAGGCGGCCAGTGAAAACCGCTTTTCGGCTGAGGAGATCGGGGATACCGTTCAGTCAAATGCCGATACGGCGAAAGCGGCTCTCGATGAGGCGTTTGAAGAAGCGGATCTTCTCGTGACGATCAGTAACTATGCCACGACGCTCTATGCGACGAGCGGCTATCCGGCGCTGACGATTCCCGGATACCGCCGGGAGTCGGGGGAGCCTGTCGGTGTGACGCTCATCGGCCGGGCCTACTCGGACTTTACGCTTCTTCATGTCGGGGCTTTGATTGAAGAACTCGGTCTGACAACAAAGGGATAA
- a CDS encoding methyl-accepting chemotaxis protein gives MWVLTGILVVVLIVVMVLYVRERQSQFDFMMKIKATKLPDYLVMDDAVMIANELKSDSLATVEMTDRSVRQMLESKMSVNDQVLGTWFVGEPGVVSSGRFTCYVYRTADGLGETTLPDVEQEAFYQMPIKEKALVILDPFEYEVDGKMTLMTAVAVPVYRGEKLLGITGADIELKAATKIYQGLLHTNISAKKTGRIRQEILEALELDSEGLSENLSKNVSQIQKQSRTVKEISSKTQATAAEVSQTVNEMADAASNQAEETEQGRHVTANLGRLIEANDERVQEVNELFSSVSAELAGMSDVMDSLVNRQHTSEEAVRTTKQNTIDSMSVSEQITKATGEINAIAEQTNLLALNASIEAARAGEAGKGFAVVAEEIRKLAESSRTFSEEINGQIGSLGEYNERTRESIAVLTEEMAQQGGEVKASGDAFVSLQKTLDQIADSLGELTRADEEMTREKETILKVMEGLSALAEENAASIEEVSASTDELASSVNKTEESRKLLDEVIVNLDLLVSRMTSASK, from the coding sequence ATGTGGGTGTTGACGGGGATATTGGTTGTTGTGCTAATTGTTGTGATGGTCCTGTATGTCAGGGAAAGACAGTCGCAGTTCGATTTTATGATGAAGATCAAAGCGACGAAGTTGCCGGATTATCTCGTGATGGATGATGCGGTGATGATTGCAAATGAGCTCAAATCAGATTCTCTTGCGACGGTTGAGATGACGGATCGCTCGGTTCGTCAGATGCTCGAGTCGAAGATGTCCGTCAATGATCAGGTGCTTGGGACCTGGTTTGTCGGTGAACCGGGCGTGGTGTCTTCAGGACGTTTTACATGTTATGTGTACCGGACAGCGGATGGCCTCGGGGAAACGACGTTGCCGGATGTGGAACAGGAAGCCTTTTATCAGATGCCGATCAAAGAAAAAGCACTGGTCATCCTGGATCCGTTTGAGTATGAAGTCGACGGGAAGATGACTCTCATGACAGCGGTGGCGGTCCCTGTATACAGGGGAGAAAAGCTCCTTGGCATTACGGGTGCGGATATCGAGCTGAAAGCGGCGACAAAGATTTACCAGGGGCTTCTGCATACGAACATCAGCGCCAAAAAGACTGGCAGGATTCGTCAGGAAATCCTTGAAGCGCTGGAGTTGGACAGTGAGGGGCTTTCTGAGAATCTCTCGAAGAACGTCAGTCAGATTCAAAAGCAGTCACGAACGGTGAAGGAAATCTCCTCAAAGACGCAGGCGACAGCGGCAGAAGTATCGCAGACGGTGAATGAAATGGCGGATGCCGCATCCAATCAGGCTGAGGAGACGGAGCAGGGCAGGCACGTTACGGCGAACTTAGGCCGTCTCATTGAGGCGAACGATGAGCGTGTTCAAGAGGTGAATGAGCTGTTCTCGAGTGTGTCGGCGGAACTTGCGGGGATGTCTGATGTGATGGACAGCCTGGTCAACCGTCAGCACACTTCGGAAGAAGCGGTTCGGACGACGAAACAGAACACGATCGATTCCATGTCGGTTTCAGAACAGATTACAAAAGCGACAGGAGAGATTAATGCCATTGCCGAACAGACAAATCTCCTGGCTTTGAATGCGTCGATTGAGGCGGCACGGGCAGGAGAAGCAGGAAAAGGGTTCGCCGTGGTTGCCGAAGAGATCCGAAAGCTTGCGGAGAGTTCCCGGACTTTTTCGGAAGAGATCAATGGGCAGATTGGATCGCTGGGTGAGTATAATGAAAGAACGAGAGAGAGTATTGCTGTATTGACGGAGGAAATGGCCCAACAGGGGGGCGAAGTGAAGGCGTCAGGCGATGCGTTCGTGTCTTTGCAGAAGACCCTTGATCAGATTGCCGACTCTCTCGGAGAATTGACTCGGGCTGATGAGGAAATGACCCGTGAGAAAGAGACGATTCTTAAGGTCATGGAGGGCTTATCGGCGCTCGCAGAGGAGAACGCTGCATCCATCGAAGAAGTCTCTGCCTCCACGGATGAACTGGCATCTTCGGTGAATAAGACGGAAGAATCGAGGAAGCTGCTTGATGAGGTGATCGTTAATCTGGATCTGCTTGTCTCCCGGATGACCTCGGCTTCGAAATAA
- a CDS encoding MFS transporter has product MDQSLIKAYQASSEKQERLYKKTLAIVGLSQLFGGLGLAAGITVGALLAQEMLGSDGIAGLPTALFTLGSALAALMVGRFSQRFGRRLGLTFGFLAGGIGAYGVVLAAVMDNVPLLFIALFIYGSGTATNLQARYAGTDLAKSHQRAKAVSIALVVTTFGAVAGPNLVSVMGDVALNLSLPSLSGPFLLAGTAYLTAGVLLFLFLRPDPFLLATALAKAKADQDREAGIEATEARSADRKGILAGGSLMVLSQFVMVAIMTMTPIHMGHHDHSLQAIGIVIGVHVGAMFLPSLVTGYLVDKVGRKIMAQASAVTLLMSGVGAAMAPPESMAAILIALLLLGLGWNFGLISGTAILVDATPPLTRAKTQGSADVWIALAGALGGGLSGVIVMYGSFAALSLFGGVVSLLMIPIIQWMYAPVKGVAKA; this is encoded by the coding sequence ATGGATCAGTCATTGATTAAGGCGTATCAGGCGTCTTCGGAGAAACAGGAAAGACTGTATAAAAAAACGCTGGCAATCGTCGGGTTGTCTCAGCTGTTCGGCGGTTTGGGCCTTGCTGCGGGGATTACCGTCGGTGCGCTGCTCGCGCAAGAGATGCTCGGGAGTGACGGAATTGCCGGTTTGCCTACGGCACTCTTTACATTGGGGTCTGCTCTCGCCGCACTTATGGTGGGCCGGTTTTCCCAGCGCTTTGGACGAAGGCTCGGGTTGACGTTCGGTTTTCTGGCCGGGGGTATCGGGGCTTACGGCGTCGTCCTTGCAGCGGTGATGGACAACGTGCCGTTACTGTTTATCGCACTCTTTATTTATGGTTCCGGAACGGCAACGAATCTGCAGGCGCGCTATGCAGGAACGGATCTAGCCAAGTCTCATCAGCGGGCCAAGGCGGTGAGTATCGCTCTTGTCGTCACGACATTCGGTGCCGTCGCAGGCCCGAATCTCGTCTCGGTCATGGGCGATGTGGCGTTGAACCTGTCGCTTCCGAGTCTCAGCGGACCGTTTCTTCTTGCAGGGACGGCCTATCTGACTGCAGGTGTCCTGCTGTTTCTCTTTTTGCGGCCGGATCCGTTTTTACTGGCGACGGCACTTGCAAAAGCAAAAGCGGATCAGGACAGAGAGGCTGGCATCGAGGCGACAGAGGCGCGTTCGGCGGACCGGAAAGGGATTCTTGCCGGAGGTTCTCTGATGGTCCTGTCACAGTTTGTCATGGTGGCGATCATGACGATGACGCCGATCCATATGGGGCATCATGATCACAGTCTCCAGGCAATCGGAATCGTGATCGGTGTCCATGTAGGGGCGATGTTCTTGCCATCCCTTGTTACCGGATATCTCGTGGATAAAGTGGGACGCAAGATCATGGCCCAGGCTTCCGCGGTTACGCTTCTGATGTCGGGTGTTGGCGCGGCGATGGCCCCGCCTGAATCAATGGCGGCGATTCTGATTGCATTATTGCTGCTCGGTTTGGGCTGGAATTTCGGCCTTATCAGCGGAACGGCGATTCTCGTCGATGCCACTCCTCCATTAACCAGGGCAAAGACGCAAGGGTCCGCAGATGTGTGGATTGCCCTCGCCGGTGCACTCGGCGGCGGCCTGTCCGGGGTGATCGTCATGTATGGAAGCTTTGCGGCGCTGTCTCTGTTCGGAGGCGTGGTGTCTCTTCTGATGATTCCGATTATCCAGTGGATGTATGCACCGGTTAAAGGGGTGGCAAAGGCCTGA
- a CDS encoding LysR family transcriptional regulator → MTLQQLRYVIEVAKSRSISKAAQELFISQPSLSNAIKELERELGITLFSRTNKGIAMTPEGSEFLGYARQVIEQTDLLENRFKNPSQPPQQHFSVSAQHYAFVVSAYVKLLQDFEQDEFDVTLRETRTYEIIEDVKNLRSEIGILYLNDFNRQVIGKFLREGHLAFHELFEARPHVFVSSQNPLARQASVTLDDLSPYPYLSFEQGDYNSFYFSEEILSTVSRPKNIRVSDRATLFNLLIGVNGYTISTGVICYDINDDDIVAVPLQVDERMTVGYITHKHVTMSPLASIYIQHLKDTIAHELTLL, encoded by the coding sequence ATGACCCTGCAACAACTGCGCTACGTCATTGAAGTCGCGAAAAGCCGCTCGATCAGTAAAGCCGCCCAGGAACTGTTTATCAGTCAGCCGAGCCTGTCCAATGCCATTAAAGAGCTCGAGCGTGAACTCGGCATCACCCTCTTCTCCCGCACGAACAAAGGCATTGCCATGACGCCCGAAGGTTCTGAATTTCTCGGCTATGCAAGACAGGTCATTGAACAGACGGATCTCCTCGAGAACCGCTTTAAGAACCCGTCGCAGCCGCCCCAGCAGCACTTCTCCGTCTCCGCCCAGCACTACGCCTTTGTCGTCAGTGCCTACGTCAAACTGCTTCAGGATTTTGAACAGGACGAGTTTGACGTGACCTTACGGGAGACGAGGACGTATGAAATCATTGAAGACGTGAAGAACCTCCGCAGTGAAATCGGCATTCTCTACCTGAATGACTTTAACCGCCAGGTCATCGGCAAGTTCCTCCGTGAAGGCCATCTTGCCTTTCACGAGCTGTTTGAAGCGAGACCCCACGTCTTTGTCAGCTCTCAGAACCCCTTGGCCCGTCAGGCATCCGTCACGCTCGATGATCTGTCGCCGTATCCGTATCTGTCGTTTGAACAGGGGGATTACAACTCCTTTTACTTCTCAGAGGAGATCCTGAGCACCGTATCGAGGCCGAAGAACATCCGTGTCAGTGACCGTGCCACGCTCTTCAACCTCCTCATCGGGGTCAACGGCTACACGATCTCCACCGGTGTGATCTGTTACGACATCAACGATGATGACATCGTCGCTGTGCCCCTTCAGGTCGATGAACGCATGACCGTCGGGTATATCACCCATAAACACGTCACCATGAGCCCGCTCGCCTCCATCTATATTCAGCACCTGAAAGACACCATCGCTCACGAACTGACTCTGCTATAG
- a CDS encoding 3-oxoacyl-ACP reductase, which translates to MKLNEQTVLVTGGSRGLGASIVKSFAREGANVILNYFQSEEAAILLAHELGEHVLAVQADVRDEEQVQRMVEQGEAYFGKPVTTLVNNALIDFQFNPATQKPLEDLFWADFLKQLEGSIEGTLLPVQACLPGMKAASFGRIINIGTNLVQNPVVAYHEYTTAKAGLLGLTRNMAKELGQHGITVNLISGGLLRETDASSVTTDEVFGIIKATTPLGKVTTPAELADVTLFFASDWARAVTGQNLIVDGGLVMNG; encoded by the coding sequence GTGAAACTGAATGAACAGACGGTGTTGGTAACGGGCGGAAGCAGAGGACTTGGGGCAAGCATAGTGAAGAGTTTCGCAAGAGAAGGCGCCAATGTGATTCTGAATTATTTCCAGAGCGAGGAGGCGGCGATTCTCCTCGCCCATGAGCTCGGTGAGCACGTGCTTGCAGTGCAGGCGGATGTGCGGGATGAGGAACAGGTGCAGCGGATGGTCGAGCAGGGAGAAGCTTATTTTGGCAAGCCGGTGACGACGCTTGTCAACAATGCCCTGATCGATTTTCAGTTCAATCCGGCGACGCAGAAGCCGCTTGAGGACTTATTCTGGGCGGATTTCCTCAAACAGCTTGAAGGCAGCATCGAAGGGACGCTGCTTCCGGTGCAGGCATGTCTCCCGGGAATGAAGGCGGCGTCATTCGGGCGGATCATCAATATCGGAACGAACCTTGTTCAGAATCCGGTTGTTGCCTACCATGAGTATACGACGGCAAAGGCGGGTCTGCTCGGTCTTACCCGTAATATGGCAAAGGAGCTTGGGCAGCACGGGATTACGGTCAACCTGATCTCCGGTGGTCTCCTCAGGGAAACGGACGCAAGCAGCGTCACCACCGATGAGGTCTTCGGAATCATCAAGGCGACAACTCCGCTTGGGAAAGTCACCACACCGGCGGAGCTTGCAGATGTGACGCTGTTCTTTGCATCAGACTGGGCACGTGCGGTGACGGGACAAAACCTGATTGTCGACGGCGGGCTTGTGATGAATGGATAG
- a CDS encoding arsenic resistance protein, with product MQLIEKWYTLIIVTAVTAGLILGQWSKVASFAEQLIVPLLMGMLYVTFLQIPLQAIREALTNVRFTALSLILNFIWTPLLAWGLALVFLSGEPALYIGFIMLMVTPCTDWYLVFTGIAKGNTALSTAILPVNLLLQIVLLPVYLLLFGGMTGTVHLDPLLSGILFVLIIPFLLARMTDAVLKRHSAIRNRVMQTLSPMPILLLSLAICAMFASQGSLLLNNLYLLVLLLIPIILFFLVNLAVSQITGQKVGLAYPDRVSLSMTTLARNSPVALAIAITAFPDQPLIALTLVIGHLLELPILALVSKVLLVRKPSRTT from the coding sequence ATGCAACTGATCGAAAAATGGTACACACTCATCATCGTTACCGCTGTCACAGCGGGACTGATCCTCGGGCAATGGAGCAAAGTCGCATCATTCGCCGAACAGCTGATTGTACCCTTACTGATGGGCATGCTGTATGTGACGTTTTTGCAGATCCCGCTTCAGGCCATTCGTGAAGCATTGACGAACGTTCGCTTTACGGCACTGTCGCTGATCCTGAATTTTATATGGACGCCGCTGTTGGCTTGGGGATTGGCATTGGTATTCCTGAGTGGGGAGCCTGCCCTCTATATTGGCTTCATCATGCTCATGGTCACGCCATGTACGGACTGGTACCTGGTCTTCACCGGGATTGCCAAAGGAAACACCGCGCTCTCAACGGCGATTCTGCCTGTGAATCTCCTTCTTCAGATCGTGCTTTTACCGGTGTATCTCCTCCTGTTTGGAGGGATGACAGGAACGGTTCATCTTGACCCGCTCCTCTCAGGCATCCTGTTCGTCCTGATCATTCCGTTCCTGCTCGCACGCATGACCGACGCGGTTCTTAAGCGACACTCAGCCATCAGGAACAGAGTCATGCAAACACTGAGTCCAATGCCCATCCTGCTGTTGAGCCTTGCCATCTGTGCAATGTTCGCCTCCCAAGGGAGCCTGCTTCTTAACAACCTGTATCTGCTCGTTCTCTTACTGATCCCGATCATACTGTTCTTTTTGGTGAATCTCGCAGTCAGTCAGATCACCGGTCAAAAAGTCGGCTTAGCCTATCCGGATCGGGTCAGCCTCAGCATGACAACCCTTGCAAGGAATTCCCCCGTCGCCCTGGCCATTGCCATAACGGCCTTCCCCGATCAGCCGTTGATTGCACTGACGCTTGTCATCGGTCATCTGCTTGAGCTGCCGATTCTCGCCCTCGTCTCTAAGGTCCTTCTCGTCAGAAAACCATCCCGGACAACCTGA
- a CDS encoding efflux RND transporter permease subunit, with translation MKMMNGLLNRKIMVVLFSALILIFGFMGANRLDRELFPDLDFDLIMVSIAAGDMPVSDVERLITDPFEDTLLRTDAVKDFQSTTSSGAAMFYMETASGETREAVRELEGAADALMASVPEIVFADVMAMSTNQEYEFFMAISEGSMADMTRFGRIVEERLEGLSEVKDVRLNGTEESHIELVFDYEAMLGYGLHLTEAIRQIQEADVTLSVAEVDGSQSTVPVRWDTSFQSVSDIERLMLRSGGGPLALTEVATVEEASSRESAMAWLNGDRDFIFVEIGREEDATQLEMAEAVRGEIQDLMPLTYSYGVTFEEVVNQADYVSAAIGDVTQNILIGGLLALGVLLVFLRNVRAMLIVSVTIPLSILLTFASMWILDYSINMLTLIGLGLGIGMMVDASIVILESIYRKKEQGLAGREAVMTGLKEVTSAVLASMLTTVVVFLPVGLFGGDFAVFILILSVVVVITLVSSVLVSFTLIPSLSEAFLKLKGKSRDQDIPPEGRTIHKYGSLIGKLTEKKRRRYGVIMLFTLVFVSSLLLTTRIPSTIMPDVMDRYAEIGISLESGLTTSEREAVVEAVQGKLEQIDDIESVIVIDGVDYLFTLINMTKDDEETVPQADVNLAISEALASLEEDHPVTGSGMVMGPGQASPVTLFIKGDDNEQMKQLQERVARDLEDVTGIANIAESNRLEQEERQFLFHEARITEAGLTKGDVLGQIQAASAVIPVGTIRESGLDQDVLARSNAAMTTEDELSELMILGYDGTPYPLGDFASLETVYAPGEISRANGERYVTVTADIEGRDLGAVNRDVQEMIGSLTVPDGITVEAGGDLEAQQEMIMDFLLIIGISIVLVYMVMAVQFNSFIQPFIVMTVIPLTATGSILALFLTQRELSILSALGILMLIGIVLNNAILLIDRINQLRRSGMPVKEAVVEASKNRIRPIFMTTLTTVGGMLPLALATGAAGGFHAPLATVMIGGLLFAPLITLVLIPSVYLTVEDVLGLFRRRNKREERSASNTEEVAS, from the coding sequence ATGAAAATGATGAATGGTTTGTTAAACAGAAAGATTATGGTGGTGCTGTTCAGTGCGCTTATCTTGATCTTCGGTTTCATGGGGGCGAACCGCCTCGACCGGGAGCTGTTCCCGGATCTTGATTTCGACCTGATCATGGTCTCGATTGCCGCGGGTGACATGCCGGTTTCGGACGTGGAGCGACTCATTACCGATCCCTTTGAGGATACGCTCCTCAGAACGGATGCGGTGAAGGACTTCCAGTCAACGACGTCTTCAGGGGCGGCGATGTTTTACATGGAGACGGCGTCCGGTGAGACCCGGGAAGCAGTGCGCGAGCTTGAAGGGGCCGCAGACGCGCTCATGGCCTCGGTGCCGGAGATTGTCTTTGCGGATGTCATGGCCATGAGTACGAATCAGGAGTATGAATTCTTCATGGCCATTTCTGAAGGCTCCATGGCAGATATGACCCGATTCGGACGGATCGTGGAGGAGCGCCTTGAGGGCTTGAGTGAAGTCAAGGATGTCCGGCTGAACGGTACAGAAGAATCGCATATTGAACTTGTCTTTGATTATGAAGCAATGCTCGGATACGGTCTGCACTTAACGGAAGCGATCCGTCAGATTCAGGAGGCGGATGTGACGCTTTCCGTGGCGGAGGTGGACGGGAGTCAGAGCACGGTGCCTGTTCGGTGGGACACTTCCTTTCAGTCCGTGTCTGACATCGAGCGTCTGATGCTTCGGTCGGGCGGGGGACCGTTGGCACTGACGGAAGTGGCAACGGTGGAGGAAGCATCCTCAAGAGAATCGGCGATGGCGTGGCTGAACGGAGACCGTGATTTTATCTTCGTGGAAATCGGCCGTGAAGAAGATGCGACCCAGTTGGAGATGGCAGAGGCCGTCCGGGGAGAGATTCAGGACCTCATGCCTTTAACATACAGTTACGGGGTGACGTTTGAAGAGGTCGTCAACCAGGCCGATTATGTATCGGCGGCGATCGGTGATGTCACACAGAACATTCTGATTGGCGGGCTCCTGGCGCTTGGCGTTCTGCTTGTCTTTTTACGGAACGTGCGGGCGATGCTCATCGTCAGTGTGACGATTCCGCTGTCGATCCTGCTCACCTTCGCTTCGATGTGGATCCTTGACTACAGCATCAATATGCTCACGCTCATCGGTCTCGGTCTCGGGATCGGGATGATGGTCGATGCGTCCATTGTGATTTTGGAGTCCATCTACCGAAAGAAAGAACAGGGACTCGCTGGACGTGAGGCGGTCATGACGGGATTGAAAGAAGTGACATCGGCGGTGTTGGCATCGATGCTCACGACGGTAGTCGTCTTCTTGCCTGTCGGGCTCTTTGGCGGAGACTTCGCCGTCTTCATTCTGATTCTGAGTGTCGTGGTGGTCATCACGCTGGTGAGTTCGGTACTGGTCTCGTTTACGCTGATCCCGTCTTTAAGTGAAGCCTTTTTGAAGCTGAAGGGAAAGAGCCGCGATCAGGATATTCCCCCTGAAGGCAGGACGATTCACAAATATGGGAGCCTGATTGGCAAATTGACGGAGAAAAAACGGCGCCGATACGGCGTGATCATGCTGTTTACGCTCGTGTTTGTCTCGTCTTTGTTGTTGACAACCCGGATCCCGTCGACGATTATGCCGGATGTAATGGACCGTTATGCAGAAATCGGGATTTCGCTTGAAAGCGGGCTGACGACGTCAGAGCGCGAAGCGGTCGTTGAGGCAGTCCAGGGAAAGCTCGAACAGATTGATGATATTGAATCGGTGATTGTCATTGATGGGGTGGACTACCTGTTCACACTCATCAATATGACGAAAGACGATGAGGAAACGGTACCTCAGGCGGACGTCAATCTTGCGATCTCCGAAGCACTTGCGAGCCTCGAGGAAGACCATCCGGTCACCGGCAGCGGTATGGTGATGGGCCCTGGGCAGGCGAGCCCTGTCACCCTGTTCATTAAAGGCGACGACAATGAGCAGATGAAACAGCTGCAAGAGCGGGTGGCAAGGGATCTTGAAGACGTGACGGGGATTGCCAATATTGCAGAGTCCAACCGGCTTGAACAGGAAGAACGGCAGTTTCTCTTTCATGAAGCGAGGATCACCGAAGCGGGATTGACGAAAGGGGACGTCCTTGGACAGATCCAGGCGGCAAGTGCCGTCATCCCGGTGGGAACCATTCGTGAATCAGGGCTCGATCAGGACGTGTTGGCCCGTTCAAATGCAGCCATGACGACAGAAGATGAACTGAGCGAACTGATGATTCTCGGGTATGACGGTACGCCTTATCCGCTAGGTGATTTTGCTTCTCTCGAAACGGTCTATGCACCGGGTGAAATCAGCCGGGCGAACGGCGAACGGTACGTGACGGTAACGGCGGACATCGAAGGACGGGATCTCGGTGCCGTGAACCGTGATGTGCAGGAGATGATCGGGTCGCTGACGGTGCCAGACGGGATCACGGTGGAAGCAGGCGGGGACCTTGAAGCCCAGCAGGAGATGATCATGGACTTTCTGCTCATTATCGGGATTTCCATCGTGCTTGTGTACATGGTGATGGCGGTACAGTTTAACAGCTTTATTCAGCCGTTTATCGTCATGACAGTCATTCCGCTTACGGCAACAGGCTCGATTCTTGCCCTGTTTCTCACACAGCGGGAGCTGAGTATCCTCTCTGCCTTAGGGATCCTGATGCTGATCGGGATTGTTCTGAACAATGCGATCCTCCTGATCGACCGGATCAATCAGCTGAGACGATCGGGGATGCCTGTTAAGGAAGCCGTGGTGGAGGCGTCAAAGAACCGGATTCGTCCGATCTTTATGACAACCTTGACGACGGTCGGGGGGATGCTGCCGCTGGCACTGGCGACAGGAGCCGCAGGCGGCTTTCACGCGCCTCTTGCCACGGTTATGATCGGCGGGCTTTTGTTTGCGCCCCTGATTACCCTCGTCTTGATTCCATCCGTTTATCTGACTGTTGAAGATGTGCTGGGGCTGTTTCGAAGACGTAACAAACGGGAGGAACGAAGTGCTTCCAATACGGAGGAAGTCGCGTCCTGA
- a CDS encoding SDR family NAD(P)-dependent oxidoreductase — MSHTAIVTGGGSGLGYATAMLLAEKGVQVVVVDIDEANGQKTVEDIEKKGVKAVFVKADVAKVEDVKQYVQVAKDTFGTIDYFFNNAGISGSGQPFLNTDVDEIEQIVGINMLGALYGMRFVAEEMVKNGGGSIVNTASSAGVIGQSTVVTYSATKHGIVGMTKSMVAEYAKDGLRVNAVAPGPTETPMVKKYFEANPQMKESAEQGIPQKRLGTPEEVAELVVFLLTSKAAYINGDVIRIDGGFTSTK, encoded by the coding sequence ATGAGTCATACAGCAATTGTTACTGGCGGTGGAAGTGGCCTTGGCTATGCAACTGCGATGCTTCTCGCCGAAAAAGGCGTGCAGGTTGTCGTTGTCGATATTGATGAAGCGAACGGACAAAAGACGGTTGAAGACATCGAAAAGAAAGGCGTGAAGGCTGTCTTTGTAAAGGCGGATGTGGCAAAGGTGGAAGACGTCAAACAGTATGTTCAGGTGGCAAAGGATACGTTCGGAACCATTGACTACTTCTTTAATAATGCGGGGATTTCCGGAAGCGGACAGCCGTTCTTGAATACCGATGTCGATGAAATTGAGCAGATTGTCGGGATCAATATGCTCGGAGCCCTCTACGGGATGCGTTTTGTTGCGGAGGAAATGGTCAAAAACGGCGGCGGTTCCATCGTTAATACCGCTTCGAGTGCCGGGGTCATCGGACAGAGTACCGTGGTGACCTATTCGGCAACGAAGCATGGCATAGTCGGGATGACGAAAAGCATGGTGGCTGAGTACGCAAAGGATGGACTTCGCGTAAACGCCGTGGCGCCGGGACCAACGGAAACACCAATGGTGAAAAAGTATTTTGAAGCCAATCCGCAAATGAAAGAAAGTGCCGAGCAGGGGATCCCGCAAAAGCGGCTTGGCACCCCTGAGGAAGTGGCTGAGCTTGTTGTCTTTCTGTTAACATCAAAAGCGGCGTATATCAACGGCGATGTAATCCGGATTGACGGCGGGTTCACGAGTACAAAATAG